From Sporolactobacillus pectinivorans:
CGGAAGATCATTACTAATGAGATCATCATACGTTTCCCTGCGGACAACTAGATCCGCTTCACCATTTTCTACAAATACAACAGCAGGGTTTGGCAAACGGTTATAGTGGCTCGCCATGGAATAGCCATACGCTCCGGTACATAGAACCGCCAGAATGTCACCGCTCCGGCAAGATTCAGGAAGGCGCGACTCCTTAATCAACACGTCGCCGTTTTCACAACATTTTCCGGCGATCGTAACTGATTGATCAGCAACGTCCTTCGCCCTGTTAGCACAGATCGCTGCATAGTGTGCCTGGTAAAGTGCCGGCCGGATGTTATCGGCCATTCCCCCGTCAACTGCGACGTATTTCCGAATTCCCGGAATATTTTTTGAGGCTCCAACGGTATAAAGGGTCGTACCGGACTCACCGATGATCGACCTGCCGGGTTCAATCCAGATTGCAGGAATGCTAAGGGAACGCGCCCGGCTCTCCTCGCACACCGCAGCAACGATACTGTCAATATATTTGCTGAGCGGCAATGGGAGATCTTCTTCAGTATACTTGATGCCGAAGCCTCCTCCAACATTCAGAACGCGCATTGTAAAACCATATGCGTCTTTCCATTTCTCCGCATAGCTGAAAATGATCCTGATCGCGCGGACAAATCCTTCCGTTTCAAAAATTTGTGACCCAATATGGCAGTGCACGCCTTTAAGTATTAAATGCGGCGCTTTCAAAGCCAGGAGAACAGCACGATCTGCCATACCGTTATCCAGATTAAAACCGAATTTGGTATCATCATGCCCTGTCATAATAAACTCGTGCGTATGCGCCTCAACCCCCGGAGTGACTCTCAGAAGAATTTCCATCTTCTGATCCCTTGAAGCACACAGCTCTTCAAGCCGTTCTAATTCATAAAAATTATCTACGATGTCAATGCCGATTTTTGCATCAAGAGCGAGCACTAATTCATCGTCAGATTTATTGTTCCCATGAAAATGTATATTTTCCGCAGGGAAGCCAGCCTTAAGCGCAGTATACAATTCCCCTCCCGATACGACATCGAGAGAGAGTCCGAATTCGTTGACAAGCTGAATCATAGCAATTGTTGAAAACGCCTTGCTTGCGTACGCAACCTGCCACTCCAGCTCCTTATAAGCAGCAAAAGCCGTTTTAAACTGTCTGATCCGTTCCCTGATCAGCGCTGTGTCATACACATAAAGTGGGGTGCCGAACTCATGAGCAAGTTCAACGGCATCCACCCCCCCAATGACAAGGTGGCCTTCAGAGCTGACCGTCTGTGTTCCATGCAATAATAATCTCCCCTTCCCGATCCGTTCCCTCTCCGCCTTCTTATGAAAGTGCATAAAAAAATAAAATAGCAACTTGATTTCGTAATAAGACACAAAGAAGCCTGCACACAAAGTATACAGGCCGGAACGTACACCCAAAGCCCGAAAAGTGCTCCACCGCAAACCATGCAGTGACAGTCCGCAGCCTATTTAACTGCGACCCAGCGCGTCGCCTCCGGAAAAGGCGGGCACTTCGGCAAGTTGACCTTTCAGAAACGATCATGGCTTTTCCAGGCTCCCGTTCCTTACTCCTTCTCCTTGCTCCTCTTATCTGCTTGAAGGATAAAATTTAACTGTAGTTTAG
This genomic window contains:
- the lysA gene encoding diaminopimelate decarboxylase, whose product is MHFHKKAERERIGKGRLLLHGTQTVSSEGHLVIGGVDAVELAHEFGTPLYVYDTALIRERIRQFKTAFAAYKELEWQVAYASKAFSTIAMIQLVNEFGLSLDVVSGGELYTALKAGFPAENIHFHGNNKSDDELVLALDAKIGIDIVDNFYELERLEELCASRDQKMEILLRVTPGVEAHTHEFIMTGHDDTKFGFNLDNGMADRAVLLALKAPHLILKGVHCHIGSQIFETEGFVRAIRIIFSYAEKWKDAYGFTMRVLNVGGGFGIKYTEEDLPLPLSKYIDSIVAAVCEESRARSLSIPAIWIEPGRSIIGESGTTLYTVGASKNIPGIRKYVAVDGGMADNIRPALYQAHYAAICANRAKDVADQSVTIAGKCCENGDVLIKESRLPESCRSGDILAVLCTGAYGYSMASHYNRLPNPAVVFVENGEADLVVRRETYDDLISNDLPLKTYSAH